In Rodentibacter haemolyticus, the DNA window CAATTTGCCGCATCGGTTGCAGGCTTAATGATTACCACCGAATGTATGGTAACAGAGCTTCCGAAAGATGAAAAAGCAGACCTTGGCGCCGGAATGGGCGGCATGGGTGGTATGGGCGGAATGATGTAATTTAGCCTATCGCGATATAGATATAAAAGTGCGGTCGTTTTTTCAAATGAAAAAGCGATCGCTTTTTTATTTCTAACGGGTTACACCGAAACCTATGCTATAATTGCCGGAACAAAAACCATTCTATATAAGGAAAGCAGATGAATTTCAAAGAAATTTTAGAAACCTTACCAGTCATTGATCATTTAAACGGCTTAAATGTAAGGCAGGGCAATGAGGTCATTCATCATATTCCTGCTGTTGCGGGTAAACTCGGCTCATTGCGCCTTTATTATGCCCTTTCTGAAAAATTTAATGGAAAATTAGACCGCACTTCGGCACAGCAGGGGCTTGAGTGGTTTGCGGAATATGTGGCGGAAGCAAAAGTAAATCCGGGTAAGCATCCGAATATTGATCTACTTTTCAATGTCATTAATAATAATTTGGTATTCAATATTGAGGCTTTAAAGAAATAATTAATAAAATCGAACTTTTAATCGGTAAAACTTGTCTTATTAAACAAATTGATTCAATAAGACGGCTTATTGTGTTATAACTGAGCTAAATTGATTGGTTATCACCAAAATAAAGAAGGAAAAGAATGGATAAAGAAGCACAAATGATGTTGATTCCTCAGGGTAGTATCGAAGGTTATATCCGTGCGGCAAATGAGTATCCGATGCTGACCGCAGAGGAAGAAAAGGAATTGGCAGAGCGTTTATACTATCGCGGAGATATTGAGGCGGCGAAAAAATTAGTCTTGTCTCATCTTCGTTTTGTGATTCACGTAGCTCGTGGCTATTCCGGTTATGGTTTGCCGCAAGCAGATTTAATCCAAGAGGGTAATATCGGCTTAATGAAAGCCGTAAAACGTTTTAATCCTGAAGTAGGCGTGCGTTTAGTTTCATTTGCAGTACATTGGATTAAAGCGGAAATTCATGAGTATGTACTTCGTAACTGGCGTATTGTGAAAGTCGCAACGACTAAAGCACAGCGAAAATTATTCTTTAATCTACGTAAAACTAAACAACGTCTTGGTTGGTTTAATGAAAACGAAGTAGATATGGTGGCGAACGAGTTAGGGGTTTCTAAAGAAGATGTGCTTGAAATGGAATCCCGTATGACAGGTGCCGATGTTGCCTTTGATTTACCAACAGATAATAGTGAAACGGAAAGCTATTCCCCATCTCTTTATTTGGAAGATAAGGGTTCTAACTTTGCCGCTGAACTTGAAGATGAAAATTTTGAAAGTCAGGCTACCGAGCAATTAGGTATCGCATTACAAAGTTTAGATGTGCGCAGTCAAGATATTATCAAAGCCCGTTGGTTGGATGATAATAAGGCGACGTTGCACGAGTTGGCAGCAAAATATAATGTTTCTGCAGAACGAATTCGCCAGCTTGAAACGAATGCACTTAAAAAACTGAAAAGTGCGGTGAGTTTTTAGCGAATTTAAAAAAGAAAACCTGTCGATTGACAGGTTTTCAAACTTTTGAATAAACCTCTAGATATTGAGCTAGAGGTTTGATCTAATAGGTCTATCAAAAAAGGAAAGTTGCTGCTCAAAAGTTCTCTTTCCCCCAATCTGAATTCAGTCTTGACCAACTTGTTTCCAAAGCTCCCCTTATTCATAACCTCAATAAAGCTTTCGAATTTGATCTCTAAAAAGCTAATTAGTGAGTTTCCTCTATATAATTTTTCATATTGTTTAATTTTGCTAAACCGATGTTACAGCTTTTTAGCTGGGTTGCGAGTTCCATTTCAAGGATCTGCTTTTTACTTTGGTTAAGTTTGTTTTTGATTTTACTCACCTGTATGTGAGTTCCCGGTTGTTTTTCCGCTTGGGCTATTAAGGTTTCCGTTTCTTTAAATAGTTGCGCACACTGTTCCGGTAATATCTCTTTATTTTTTTGCGGTGCTGCAATAACGACGGAGAATGACATCGTAGAAAAAAGTGCGGTCAAAATAAGCGAAATTTTTTTCATTGTGGAATCCTTTAGTGATTATTCTCCAAATAAAATTGGGGCGAAGATAACAAAATATGCGGTAAATGTCTAGGTATTATTTCTTGTATTTTGGCGAGTATTTGATTTTAATAGTAAAATCAATGAAATTGATCTGCGTCAATTTGTGGGGATATAACTCGCGGGAGTTATTTATTAGTTTATATCAAAAATGTGATCCAGATAACGTTTTTTGTATTTTTTATCCTTATGATTAGTAGTAAAATAGCAACGTTCTTGAGTTACCAGTTTCATAATTCATCATTTTGTTATCACTTCAAAAGGATTTGTTATGTGTGGTGATTCAGTATTTACTTAATTTGTTCAAATGATCCGATTAAGTATTTGGGGGTGGTTATTTAAGGGAGACCTTTATTAATCATAGTGAATGACTTGTAATTTTTACAAGAGGTTGAGATGTTAGACGTTGTTGAACTTTCTCGCTTGCAGTTTGCCTTAACTGCGTTATATCACTTCATTTTTGTACCTCTAACGTTAGGTTTATCCTTTGTTTTAGTAATAATGGAAACAACCTATGTTGTGACAGGTAAAGAAGTTTATAAAGATATGACAAAATTCTGGGGTAAGTTATTTGGTATTAACTTTGCCCTTGGTGTAACGACCGGTATTATTATGGAATTCCAATTCGGTACTAACTGGTCTTATTATTCTCATTATGTAGGTGATATTTTCGGTGCGCCATTAGCCATTGAAGCGTTACTCGCATTCTTCTTAGAATCTACTTTTGTAGGTTTGTTCTTCTTTGGTTGGGATCGTTTAACCAAAGGTAAGCATTTACTCGCAACTTACTGTGTAGCATTCGGTTCAAATCTTTCTGCGATGTGGATTTTAGTCGCAAACGGTTGGATGCAAAATCCTGTTGCGTCAGAATTCAATTTTGAAACCGTACGTATGGAAATGACCAGCTTTATGGATTTATGGTTAAATCCGGTTGCACAAAGTAAATTCTTGCATACGCTTTCTGCAGGTTATGTAACAGGTGCATTCTTTGTATTGGCAATTAGTTCGTTTTATTTATTAAAAGGTCGCGATCTAGGTTTTGCGAAACGTTCTTTTTCGATTGCAGCAACTTGGGGGTTCATTGCATCTGTTGCGGTGTTAATTCTTGGTGATGAATCCGGTTATGACATCGGTAAAGCGCAGCCTGTGAAATTGGCGGCAATGGAAGCAGAATTTGAAACTCATCCTGCTCCGGCGGCGTTCAATGTTATTGCATTACCGAATTCAGCCGAAATGCGTAATGAGTTTGCTGTTCAAATTCCTGCAATTGGTGGTATTGTGGCAACCCGTTCTTTTGATAAAGAAATTGTCGGTTTAAAAGATCTTCAGACATTAAATGAAACTCGAGTTCGTAACGGTATCGTCGCTTATGAGCTTTTCACTCAATTAAAAGCTGAGAAAAAAGCATTAGGTCAAGTAAACCCTGAAACAAAAGCAAAATTTGAAGAAGTGAAACAAGACTTAGGCTTTGGTTTATTATTAAAACCTTATACCGATAAAGTCGTTGATGCGACAGAAGAACAAATCAAGCAGGCTGCGCGTGATACTATTCCAAACGTAGGTCCTAACTTCTGGGCATTCCGCGCAATGGTTGCGGCAGGTGGTTTAATCGTATTATTGGCGTTTGGTGCTTTTGTTCAGAACTTGCGTGATAAAGTAACCCAAAGTCCATTATTGTTAAAAGCACTAATATGGGGTTTACCGTTACCTTGGATTGCTATTGAATGCGGTTGGTTCTTAGCTGAATACGGTCGTCAACCATGGGCGATTTATGAAGTATTACCGGTAGGGGTGTCCGCCTCAAATTTAGGTGTAGGTGATCTTTGGTTCTCTATTGGTTTAATTTGTGTGCTTTATTTAGCATTTATTATTGCTGAAATGTATTTGATGTTTAAGTATGCGCGTTTAGGTCCAAGTTCATTGAAAACCGGCAAATACTATTTTGAACAATCATCTAAATAAGCAGGGGACGAATTATGATTGATTATGAATTTCTACGTTTTATTTGGTGGGTGTTAGTCATTGTATTGCTGATCGGTTTCTCTGTAACTGACGGATTTGATATGGGGGTGACCGCACTTTTACCCGTCGCCGGTAAAAAAGAGGTAGAACGCCGTATTATGATTAACTCAATTGCACCTCACTGGGATGGTAACCAAGTTTGGTTATTAACTGCCGGTGGTGCGGTGTTTGCCGCATGGCCGATTGTTTATGCGGTATCTTTCTCCGGTTTTTATATTGCTTTAGTATTGGTTTTAGCGGCTTTATTCTTCCGTCCTATCGGCTTTGAATATCGTGCTAAAATTGATAATCCGACTTGGCGTGCCGTATGGGATTGGGGATTATTTGCCGGTGGTTTTGTGCCTGCATTAGTGTTCGGAGTTGCCTTTGGTAACTTGTTGCAAGGTGTTCCGTTCGAATTTAATGAGATTGCACAAATCACTTACACCGGTTCGTTCTTCGCATTATTAAATCCATTTGCATTATTATGTGGTGTGATTAGCTTAGCAATGCTTGTTACGCATGGTGCGAACTGGCTGCAAATGAAAACCACTGCCGAATTAAGAGATCGCGCACGCGCAATTACTCAAGTCGGTGCATTTGTTACCTTGATCGCATTCGTGTTGGCAGGTATATGGTTATATTTCAAAGAAGGTTATATCGTAACTAGTACGATTGATCATTTTGCCCCTTCTTCTCCGATGGGGAAAGAGGTTTCGGCTGAGATCGGTGCATGGTTCAGAAACTTTAGTGAAATGCCGATTTTATGGGTTTTCCCTGCATTAGCAGTGTTTGGTGCATTATTAAATGTGGCGGCATCAAAAGCAAATCGTTGTGGTTTTGCTTTCTTCTTCTCATCGTTAACCATGGCTGGTGTAATTATTACGGCAGCAGTTTCTATGTTCCCATTTGTAATGCCTTCAAGCTCACACCCGGAACAGAGTCTGTTAATGTGGGATGCGACATCAAGCGAATTAACCTTAACCTTAATGCTAGGGTTATCACTTGTATTCGTAACGATTTCTCTTGCTTACACCATTTGGTCATACATTAAAATGTTTGGTCGTTTGGATGAAAACTTTGTGGAAGAAAATAAAAACTCATTATACTAAAGGAGATATGGTATGTTATACGCAATTTGGGTAGTGGGTGTTTTAGCCGCAATTTTTGCCAGCGTAAAAGTTACAACAAACAAAGACAATTTAGGGAAATTTGACGAGTAATGATTCAATCTCTCTATCAATATGTAAATAAGGGTTCATTAAGAACCCTTTCATTTATTTTGGCAGTTGTATTAACCTTTGCTTTTTTCTTTAATATCAATCAGTTTTCTACTCAATTAAGAACGGCAAATCCATTTCTCATACTCTTCATTTTATGGGGTTTGGTTATTTTATGGATTCATGGAATCGGCTTTAAAATCAACCGCACTTTTTGGCAGTTGGTATTTTTCCCTTATTTGGGTTATTTAGCATTTTTATTTGCGATTATTGAGCATTATTTATAATTAATTAAATCTCGGTTGATTTGAAAGTACTTGCGTAGAGTAAGAACTGACTCTAGAATACGCAACTTCAAACTGTTGAAGAAGGAAAATGAAATGGATTCAAAGATTTTTCGTTTACCGGTGCGAGTTTACTATGAGGATACGGATGCTGGTGGTGTGGTTTATCATGCGCGCTACTTGCATTTTTATGAGCGGGCAAGAACGGAATATCTGCGAAAACAAGCGTTTTCTCAACAAAAATTATTGCAGGAACAACAAGCGGCATTTGTTGTCAAAACGATGGCGATTGATTATTGCTTTCCGGCAAAACTGGATGACTATCTTATTGTTGAAACAGAAGTTACCGCAATAAAAGGGGCAACGATTCTTTTTGAGCAACGACTACTGCGAGAGACAGTAATTCTATCAAAGGCTACTGTTAAGGTAGCCTATGTTGATCTGGGTAAAATGAAACCGATAGCGATTCCGGCTGAAATAAAAGCCACTTTTTCAAACAATATGTAACCTTTCTCGGAGTAGGTAATGACTGCAGAATTGAACTTCTTAGATCTTTTTCTAAAAGCAAGTATTGTCGTCCAACTTGTAATTGTGATTTTAATTTTATTCTCAATTATTTCTTGGGCTATTATTATTCAACGTAGCCGCATATTAACCGCCGCGTTAAAAGAAGCAAACACTTTTGAAGATCGTTTTTGGTCAGGTGAAGATCTCAATAAATTATATGAAGGTTTATCAAATCGCCGTGATGTATTAACCGGGAGCGAGCAGATTTTCTTTGTAGGATTTAAAGAATTTTCACGTTTAAAACAAGTGAATGCCGATGCGCCTGAAGCGATTATTAAGGGAACGACACGTGCGATGAATCTTGCGATGAACCGTGAAATAGAAAGCCTTGAAAGCCGAGTTCCGTTTTTGGCAACCGTTGCATCGGTAAGTCCTTATATCGGTTTATTCGGTACGGTATGGGGGATTATGCATGCATTTATGGCGTTAAGTGGTGCGAAACAGGCAACGTTACAGATGGTCGCCCCGGGTATTGCAGAAGCATTAATTGCAACGGCAATCGGTTTATTTGCAGCGATTCCGGCAGTAATGGCTTATAACCGTTTAAGTTTACGAGTGAATGCTATTGAACAAAATTATGGCAATTTTATTGATGAATTTACCACAATTTTACATCGTCAAGCCTTTGGTAAAGCTCCGCATTCTCATTAAAAAATAATCGGAGAATTAACCGCACTTCATACTTCACATAAAGTGCGGTCATTTTTAGTGAAGTTTTAGAGGAAAATATGACTCGTCGTTCACGTAAAGAAATTAAATCTGAAATCAATATTGTGCCGTTTTTAGACGTGTTGCTCGTACTTGTGCTTATTTTTATGGCAACAGCGCCGATTATTAGCCAAAGTGTTCAAGTTGAACTGCCGGATTCCGTGCAAAGTCAGAATGTGTCGAATGAAGATAAAACTCCGGTTATCTTGGAAGTATCAGGAGTGAGACAATACGCACTTTCCATTGGCGGAGAGCGTCAAGAAGGTTTAACGGAAGAGATGGTAACGCAGCTATCAAAGCAAGAATTTGATAAAGATAATAATACAATGTTCCTTGTTGGAGGAGCAA includes these proteins:
- a CDS encoding DUF2322 family protein, coding for MNFKEILETLPVIDHLNGLNVRQGNEVIHHIPAVAGKLGSLRLYYALSEKFNGKLDRTSAQQGLEWFAEYVAEAKVNPGKHPNIDLLFNVINNNLVFNIEALKK
- the rpoH gene encoding RNA polymerase sigma factor RpoH → MDKEAQMMLIPQGSIEGYIRAANEYPMLTAEEEKELAERLYYRGDIEAAKKLVLSHLRFVIHVARGYSGYGLPQADLIQEGNIGLMKAVKRFNPEVGVRLVSFAVHWIKAEIHEYVLRNWRIVKVATTKAQRKLFFNLRKTKQRLGWFNENEVDMVANELGVSKEDVLEMESRMTGADVAFDLPTDNSETESYSPSLYLEDKGSNFAAELEDENFESQATEQLGIALQSLDVRSQDIIKARWLDDNKATLHELAAKYNVSAERIRQLETNALKKLKSAVSF
- a CDS encoding DUF5339 domain-containing protein, with product MKKISLILTALFSTMSFSVVIAAPQKNKEILPEQCAQLFKETETLIAQAEKQPGTHIQVSKIKNKLNQSKKQILEMELATQLKSCNIGLAKLNNMKNYIEETH
- a CDS encoding cytochrome ubiquinol oxidase subunit I yields the protein MLDVVELSRLQFALTALYHFIFVPLTLGLSFVLVIMETTYVVTGKEVYKDMTKFWGKLFGINFALGVTTGIIMEFQFGTNWSYYSHYVGDIFGAPLAIEALLAFFLESTFVGLFFFGWDRLTKGKHLLATYCVAFGSNLSAMWILVANGWMQNPVASEFNFETVRMEMTSFMDLWLNPVAQSKFLHTLSAGYVTGAFFVLAISSFYLLKGRDLGFAKRSFSIAATWGFIASVAVLILGDESGYDIGKAQPVKLAAMEAEFETHPAPAAFNVIALPNSAEMRNEFAVQIPAIGGIVATRSFDKEIVGLKDLQTLNETRVRNGIVAYELFTQLKAEKKALGQVNPETKAKFEEVKQDLGFGLLLKPYTDKVVDATEEQIKQAARDTIPNVGPNFWAFRAMVAAGGLIVLLAFGAFVQNLRDKVTQSPLLLKALIWGLPLPWIAIECGWFLAEYGRQPWAIYEVLPVGVSASNLGVGDLWFSIGLICVLYLAFIIAEMYLMFKYARLGPSSLKTGKYYFEQSSK
- the cydB gene encoding cytochrome d ubiquinol oxidase subunit II; this translates as MIDYEFLRFIWWVLVIVLLIGFSVTDGFDMGVTALLPVAGKKEVERRIMINSIAPHWDGNQVWLLTAGGAVFAAWPIVYAVSFSGFYIALVLVLAALFFRPIGFEYRAKIDNPTWRAVWDWGLFAGGFVPALVFGVAFGNLLQGVPFEFNEIAQITYTGSFFALLNPFALLCGVISLAMLVTHGANWLQMKTTAELRDRARAITQVGAFVTLIAFVLAGIWLYFKEGYIVTSTIDHFAPSSPMGKEVSAEIGAWFRNFSEMPILWVFPALAVFGALLNVAASKANRCGFAFFFSSLTMAGVIITAAVSMFPFVMPSSSHPEQSLLMWDATSSELTLTLMLGLSLVFVTISLAYTIWSYIKMFGRLDENFVEENKNSLY
- the ybgE gene encoding cyd operon protein YbgE, translated to MIQSLYQYVNKGSLRTLSFILAVVLTFAFFFNINQFSTQLRTANPFLILFILWGLVILWIHGIGFKINRTFWQLVFFPYLGYLAFLFAIIEHYL
- the ybgC gene encoding tol-pal system-associated acyl-CoA thioesterase gives rise to the protein MDSKIFRLPVRVYYEDTDAGGVVYHARYLHFYERARTEYLRKQAFSQQKLLQEQQAAFVVKTMAIDYCFPAKLDDYLIVETEVTAIKGATILFEQRLLRETVILSKATVKVAYVDLGKMKPIAIPAEIKATFSNNM
- the tolQ gene encoding protein TolQ: MTAELNFLDLFLKASIVVQLVIVILILFSIISWAIIIQRSRILTAALKEANTFEDRFWSGEDLNKLYEGLSNRRDVLTGSEQIFFVGFKEFSRLKQVNADAPEAIIKGTTRAMNLAMNREIESLESRVPFLATVASVSPYIGLFGTVWGIMHAFMALSGAKQATLQMVAPGIAEALIATAIGLFAAIPAVMAYNRLSLRVNAIEQNYGNFIDEFTTILHRQAFGKAPHSH
- the tolR gene encoding colicin uptake protein TolR, with translation MTRRSRKEIKSEINIVPFLDVLLVLVLIFMATAPIISQSVQVELPDSVQSQNVSNEDKTPVILEVSGVRQYALSIGGERQEGLTEEMVTQLSKQEFDKDNNTMFLVGGAKEVPYEEVIKALNLLHLAGIKSVGLMTNPI